The Henckelia pumila isolate YLH828 chromosome 2, ASM3356847v2, whole genome shotgun sequence genome includes a window with the following:
- the LOC140884748 gene encoding protein POLLENLESS 3-LIKE 2-like: MMQEMWNGQPGLRHTKSAPSSPAKPLAISRTSSASFHITHKVPVGDTPYVRAKNVQLVDKDPERAIPLFWAAINAGDRVDSALKDMAIVMKQQNRAEEAIEAIKSLRSRCSDQAQESLDNILLDLYKRCGRLDDQIGLLRHKLYLIQQGMAFNGKRTKTARSQGKKFQVSVEQEATRLLGNLGWALMQQNNYVEAEEAYRRALLLAPDNNKMCNLGICLMKQGRIVEAKETLRRVKPAGSHGPRGVDSHLKAYERAQQMLLDLESEMMKKGGDPVEQRRLFDAFLGSSTIWQPQPCKEHTITENSLILEDEFADENANSNINSTVHPQGQRSFKKCGVLSAETNALNIAAPPFFYSSNYPITETLKRTRSGNMANPPNKTTLPLTEPEVKTRKQQPAISPRTSGEKWADFLPDSEDFEEAIIAAVLGLEHGTKTANETKSDDAGVVLQKKVDKRLKVFQEITPSLSPRA, encoded by the exons ATGATGCAAGAAATGTGGAACGGGCAGCCCGGTCTCCGACACACAAAATCGGCTCCATCTTCACCCGCTAAGCCACTGGCAATCTCCCGAACCAGTTCTGCATCATTCCACATCACGCACAAGGTCCCAGTTGGCGATACCCCTTATGTCCGAGCCAAGAATGTTCAA CTTGTGGATAAGGATCCTGAGAGGGCGATTCCCTTGTTCTGGGCAGCCATTAATGCTGGAGATAGAGTGGATAGTGCTCTAAAAGATATGGCCATTGTGATGAAGCAGCAAAATAGAGCAGAGGAGGCCATTGAAGCTATTAAATCCTTGCGCAGTAGGTGTTCGGATCAAGCTCAAGAATCTCTTGACAATATCTTATTAGACCTCTACAAG AGATGTGGAAGATTAGATGACCAAATAGGACTTTTGAGACACAAATTGTATCTGATTCAACAAGGCATGGCCTTCAATGGGAAGCGCACCAAGACCGCAAGGTCGCAAGGAAAGAAATTCCAGGTTTCTGTGGAGCAGGAGGCCACAAGATTGCTG GGGAACTTAGGGTGGGCACTGATGCAGCAAAATAATTATGTAGAAGCAGAGGAGGCTTACAGGAGAGCCCTTTTGCTTGCACCAGACAATAACAAGATGTGTAATCTTGGTATTTGCTTGATGAAGCAAGGGAGGATAGTGGAGGCAAAAGAAACTCTTCGGAGAGTGAAACCGGCAGGAAGCCATGGCCCCAGAGGTGTCGATTCTCATCTCAAGGCGTACGAGAGAGCGCAACAAATGTTACTGGATCTTGAATCCGAGATGATGAAAAAAGGCGGTGACCCGGTCGAGCAAAGGAGGCTTTTTGATGCATTCTTGGGTTCCTCGACCATCTGGCAGCCTCAGCCTTGCAAAGAGCACACCATCACAGAAAATTCTTTGATTCTTGAAGATGAATTTGCTGATGAAAATGCCAATTCTAACATCAACTCTACCGTTCATCCCCAAGGGCAAAGAAGTTTCAAGAAATGTGGTGTTTTATCTGCTGAGACCAATGCGCTCAATATTGCCGCACCACCATTTTTCTATTCATCAAACTATCCCATTACAGAGACCCTCAAGAGAACAAGGTCCGGAAATATGGCGAACCCACCGAACAAGACAACATTGCCCCTGACTGAGCCTGAAGTGAAAACGAGAAAGCAGCAGCCAGCCATCTCACCGCGGACGAGCGGTGAGAAATGGGCAGATTTTTTACCAGATAGTGAGGATTTTGAGGAGGCAATAATTGCCGCTGTTTTGGGTTTGGAACATGGAACCAAAACAGCTAATGAAACCAAATCTGATGATGCCGGTGTAGTACTTCAGAAAAAGGTGGACAAGAGGCTGAAAGTTTTTCAAGAAATCACACCATCTCTAAGTCCAAGGGCCTGA